One genomic region from Sciurus carolinensis chromosome 2, mSciCar1.2, whole genome shotgun sequence encodes:
- the LOC124977336 gene encoding olfactory receptor 4F3/4F16/4F29-like, which yields MEGANHSVVSEFVFLGLTNSWGIQLLLFVFSSMFYVASMMGNSLIVFTVASEPHLHSPMYFLLANLSFIDLGFSSVVSPKMIYDLFRKHKVISFRGCITQIFFIHVIGGMEMVLLIAMAFDRYVAICKPLHYLTIMSPKMCIFFSVTAWVVGLTHSVVQLTFVVKLPFCGPNVLDSFYCDLPRFIKLACTDTYRLEFMITANSGFISVGSFLILVISYIVIILSVQKHSSAGSSKALSTLSAHITVVILFFGPLIFFYTWPSPSTHLDKFLAIFDAVITPFLNPVIYTLRNQEMKVAMRRICRQLVSYRMIS from the coding sequence ATGGAAGGAGCAAATCACTCTGTGGTGTCTGAGTTTGTGTTCCTGGGACTCACCAACTCCTGGGGTAtccagctactcctctttgtGTTCTCCTCCATGTTTTATGTGGCAAGCATGATGGGAAACTCCCTCATTGTGTTCACGGTGGCTTCTGAGCCACATTTACATTCTCCCATGTACTTTCTCTTGGCCAACCTCTCCTTCATTGACCTGGGTTTTTCTTCGGTTGTCTCCCCCAAGATGATTTATGACCTTTTCAGGAAGCACAAAGTCATCTCCTTTAGAGGATGCATCACCCAGATCTTCTTCATCCATGTCATTGGTGGTATGGAGATGGTGCTGCTCATAGCCATGGCCTTTGACAGATATGTGGCCATATGTAAGCCTCTGCACTACCTGACCATCATGAGCCCAAAAATGTGCATCTTCTTTTCAGTGACTGCCTGGGTGGTTGGCCTTACGCACTCAGTGGTTCAATTGACTTTTGTAGTAAAGTTGCCCTTCTGTGGCCCTAATGTGTTGGACAGCTTTTACTGTGACCTTCCCCGGTTCATCAAACTTGCCTGCACAGACACCTACCGACTGGAATTCATGATCACAGCTAACAGTGGTTTCATCTCTGTGGGCTCCTTCCTCATACTGGTAATTTCCTATATTGTCATCATTCTCAGTGTTCAGAAACACTCTTCTGCTGGTTCCTCGAAGGCTCTGTCCACACTTTCAGCTCACATCACTGTGGTCATCTTGTTCTTTGGTCCTTTGATCTTCTTCTACACATGGCCATCTCCCTCCACACACCTGGACAAGTTCCTAGCTATATTCGATGCAGTCATCACGCCTTTTCTGAATCCTGTCATCTACACACTAAGGAATCAAGAAATGAAGGTGGCAATGAGAAGAATATGCAGACAGTTAGTGAGTTACAGGATGATCTCttaa